Proteins from a single region of Peromyscus eremicus chromosome 9, PerEre_H2_v1, whole genome shotgun sequence:
- the LOC131919941 gene encoding large ribosomal subunit protein eL21-like has translation MTNTKGKRRGTRYMFSRPFRKHGVVPLATYMRIYKKGDIVDIKGMGTVQKGMPHKCYHGKTGRVYNVTQHAVGIIVNKQVKGKILAKRINVRTEHIKHSKSRDSFLKQVKEKDQKKKEAKEKGTWVQRKRQPAPPREAHFVRTNGKEPELLEPIPYEFMA, from the coding sequence ATGACGAAcacaaagggaaagaggagggggacCCGCTATATGTTCTCcaggccttttaggaaacatggAGTTGTTCCTTTGGCCACTTACATGCGAATCTACAAGAAAGGTGATATTGTAGACATCAAGGGAATGGGCACTGTTCAAAAAGGAATGCCTCATAAGTGTTACCATGGCAAAACCGGAAGAGTCTACAATGTCACCCAGCATGCCGTGGGCATCATTGTAAACAAGCAAGTTAAGGGCAAGATCCTTGCCAAGAGAATCAATGTGCGGACTGAGCACATCAAGCACTCTAAGAGCCGAGACAGCTTCCTGAAGCAGGTGAAGGAGAAGgaccagaagaaaaaggaagccaaGGAGAAGGGCACCTGGGTGCAGCGGAAGCGCCAGCCCGCCCCACCCAGAGAAGCACACTTTGTGAGGACTAACGGGAAGGAGCCTGAGCTGCTGGAGCCCATTCCGTACGAATTCATGGCCTAa